The sequence CCACGCTTTCTGCGGTGGTAGGTTCACTTACCAGTAACCTGGCCAATACAGATTTCTATACCAATGCTTTTTCCCTTCCTCCTAACTTTCCGTTGTATGATGAAGACGGAAAGCTGTATTCATGGACGAACAGTTATCCTTATGTAACAAACCCTTTATTGAACCTGAATGCAAGTTACCAGAACAAGATGATGACTACGAATGCCGTACTGGGTTTAAATTACGCGATATTACCAGGTTTCGATTTCCAAACCAATATTGGTTATAATAAAACACAATCTACCCAGTCGATGTTAAATCCCAGCACGGCTGTTGCTGCGTCATTACTAACCTACTTCCAACCGAGTGCAAGTTATGCATCTTCCTATTCACAAAACCTGAGTGTGGAGCCACAGCTTAATTACCATACTACTATCAGCAAAGGTAGCTTAACAGCATTGGTAGGCGGAACCTTACAAAAGACAGTGAACGAACAACCTTATTATATACAGGCAACAGGATTTGCTTCAGACCTTTACCTTTCCAACCTCGCACTGGCAAGCAGCTATGTGATTCATAACGGGTACAATGCATATAATTACGCATCGTTTTTCAGCAGCATTAATTACCTGTGGGACGGTAAATATGTGTTGCTGGCAAACTACCGCCGGGATGGTTCTTCTAAATTTGGTCTGAATAATTTATATAGCAATTTCGGTTCCGTGGGATTAGCCTGGATTTTTACTGAAGAGGGTTTTCTGAAAAACAGGCCTGCGTGGATTGACTTTGGTAAGTTACGTGGCACCTATGGCGTAATAGGGAGTGACGGTATAGAAAACTATGCTTATTTATCTACTTATGGCATTACGTCGAGCAGCTATTATGCCGGCTCAAACGGTGTATCGCCTGTCAGACTGGCCAACCAGGATTATAAATGGGAAACTACCCGTAAACTTGAATTAGGCCTGGATCTTGGCCTTTTTAAAGATAGAGTGATCCTAACAACGGCCTTTTACCGGAACAGAACAAATAACCAGTTGCTCAGCTATTCACTGGCAACACAGACCGGTTTTAGCAGCTATGTTGCCAACTCTCCAGCCCTTGTACAGAACACAGGGTTTGAATTTACCCTGACCACCAAAAATATCAAATCAGCTCATTTTACCTGGACAACATCCGCCAATCTTTCGATTGCGCAAAATAAGCTAATCGCCTTTCCTAACTTAGCCACCTCCTCCTATGCGGGATCTTATGAAATAGGTAAGCCTATTAGCAGCCTCTACCTGTTCCATTATACCGGTACCGATGCCAATGGTGCACCTACCTTTACGGATGTAAACAAGGACGGTACCTACACAGTAAATCCTGCCATCAATGGTTTGAAAGGGGACATGCTGTATATGGGAAGTTCTGCAGCAAAGATGTATGGTGGCCTTTCCAATACCTGGAAGTATAAAGCCTTTCAGTTAGACGCATTTTTTCAATTCACTATCGGGGCGGTAGACCAGGGACTGCTGAAATACATGTCTGCACCTCCCGGAGGCTTGAATAACGTACCTACAGCTGTTGTAGATAAAATGCGCGAACTGGGTCTGTCCAAAATGTTCTCTACTTATTCCTATTCCAATAATTTTAACAGGCTCAAACAATCTGATATCCTGCTGAACAGATTATCGTATGGAAGACTCACCAATCTGGCATTGTCTTACAGTCTTCCTCAGAGATATGCAAGGGCATTAAGAATGGCAGGTTTGAGTGCAAACCTGCGGGCACAGAACCTGGCAGTGTTTACATTATCTGGCAACAAGTACAAGGGTGTGGATCCTGAAACAGGTCCTGTCAATGTACCACCGTTAAAAGTATTTAATGCAGGTTTACAATTTTCATTCTAAGCGCCATGAAACAGAAAAAATCAACTTCAATATTTTTCTCTCGTAAGAAAATCAGCCAGAACAGTCATCCTATCAAAGGAGCAGTTGCATGCCTGTTATTTTTATCAATTCTTTCAACGGGATGCAAAAAACTCGTAGAGGTGACTGCACCGAAAACAGAAGTGCTTAGCACGGATGTGTTTAGTACCGATGCCAGTGCGCAATCAGTATTGACCGGGACTTATGCCAACATGATCAATCTACAGGCATTCCCAAATATTGGTTATTACAGTAGTCTTTCTGCCGATGAGATGGACCCAACCAATACCTCTTATTTATATCTGAATTTTGCAAATAATACTTTAACACCTTCGGATTATAATATTCCGGGGTTGTGGACTGGATTTTACCAAACCATTTTTCAGGCTAACAGTATTATTGAAGGGGTAAAAGCCTCCACTGGTATGAGTGACTCAATCAAAGCCCGTCTGACCGGCGAGGCAAAGTTCCTGCGGGCGCTGAGCCACTTTTATCTCGTTGGCTTTTTTGGGGATGTGCCGTTGATTACTTCTACTGATGTGAAAGTAAATGCAACAATGGCACGTACGGCTACAAGTGATGTTTATGAACAGATCATAGCCGATGTGCAGGAAGCGGAAAATACCCTGCCTGAAGACTATTCATATTATAGCGATGAGCGTGACCGTCCCAACAAATACGCTGCAGCAGCTTTCCTGGCCAGGGTGTATTTATATACCGGTGATTATACAAATGCGGAAAAACAGGCTTCAATAGTCCTTGATAATAGTTTATACACTTTGTTGCAGGGAGATGATATCAGCAATATCTTTTTAAAGAATAGTGCTGAGAGCATATTTGCGCTCAATCCTGCTACATCCGCAGGGAAAGTGGTATTTCCTGATGCATACTATTACGGAAACGGACTTCAGTATGGTTCGCTATATGGTTCCAGCTATGTACTTACTGACAGTCTTTCAAAGGCATTTGAAACCGGAGACCTTCGGTATTCCAATTGGATAGGTTCTTTTGACTACAACAGTACAACTTATTATTACAGTAAGAAGTATAGAGATTACGATTATTCGCAGCAACCAACTGAATATAGTATCCTGTTCCGTTTGAGTGAACAATACCTGATCAGGGCAGAAGCGCGTGCAAACCTGAACGATCTTAGCGGGGCAGCAACAGATCTCAACGTAATAAGAAACAGGGCCGGCTTAGGCAATACTACAGCCAGTTCACAAACAGAACTTCTGAGTGCGATAATGAAGGAACGTCGTGTAGAATTATTTCTGGAGTATGGCAATCGCTGGCTGGATCTCAAAAGAACAGGACTAGCCAACACTGTAATGTCTGTGGTAAAACCTGCTACCTGGACATCGGACGATGTGCTGTACCCGATTCCTGCCAGTGAAATTAAAAGCAATCCTGCTTTAACGCAGAATAGCGGGTATTGATATTACCCTCAGATCATCATTCCTGTTATTCTACACGCATCTACAGTAGAATAACAGGAATGTTTGACCTTATATTCAGCCGTATTTCAGCCAATTATAAGAAGGAAAGCCAGCTATGAAAAATACACCTCGCGTGTATACCAATTCTAATAATTCAATTATCATGTTTATAAAAAGAAAATATCCATTTCTATCCATAATTACAGTAAGTGTGGTTATGGGATGCCTGGCAGCAGGCATCATGCCAGCAAATGCACAGAGAAAGAAAACGGCTGATAAAAAGGCAGCGACTACAGCGAAAGATCAGACTTTACCTAAAGCAGATTCAGTAGCCAGAACGGGAAATGTGCAGCCATTTGACAAAGTGATTCCTGCAGATGCGCAGGTATTCAAAGGGTTATTTACTGTTTATAAGACAAAAGATAAATACTATTTCGAAATTCCTGATTCTCTTATTGGTAGGGATTTTCAAATTATTAGCAGACTTGAGAAAGCTCCTGCAATGCTGATAAGAGGTAAGGATTCATATGCCGGTGCTGATTTAGGAAGTGCTCAGATTAGTTTTGCAAAGGCGCCGGGAAACCGACTTTTCATAACCCAGCCAATATATAATGAGGCCGCCTATGATACCTCTAATGCCGGTCTGAAGAAGGCATTGTCAGAAAATGCCCTTCAGCCGGTTTTGTATGTTATGGACATAAAAGCCTACGGTAAGGATTCTGCTATGGTAATCGATATGACAGATTACTTGAATGGAGACTATGGCATCTTCACCGGCGAAATCAAAAAGTTACTCAATGCACAATCATTACAAAACGACCGATCCTATGTTGATGCAGTGCATGCTTATCCTATGAATGTTTCGGTAAGTGCTGTGAAGACATATTCGACACAGAATAACAGGTCGCTGACTACGTTGGTAAATATGTCGTTCACTGTGTTACCTAAAATACCGATGCTCCGCAGGTATAATGATGAACGGGTAGGATATAAAAGCTATAACCTGACCGATTTCGACCTTGATCTGCAAAGGGGGAAAACAGTAGGGATTATTAACCGCTGGAGGATGGAACCAAAGGTGGCAGATATGCAGGCCTATATGAGCGGGAAACTGGTAAAACCTGCACAACCTATAGTATTTTACATTGATCCTGCTACACCCGGGAAATGGGTACCATATCTGATAAAGGCTGTTAACGACTGGCAAAAAGCATTTGAGCATGCCGGTTTTAAGGATGCTATATATGCATTGGAAGCACCAGGGAACGACAGTACCTGGGATAGCGATGATAACCGGTTCAACACCATTACTTACACACCATCTATAGGCAGTTCAATTTCCTCAAATATTGTAACAGATTCGAGGAGCGGAGAAATAATTCATGCAACTATTCACATCGAGCACAACGTACTGGTTAACCTGTATTACTCTTATATCGCTTATGCAGGTGCAATTGATACTGGTGCAAGGAAACCAATCTTTGATGATCAGCTGATGGGCGAACTTCTGCAACGTGCAGTATCTATCCAGGTAGGTTCATCTCTTGGTCTGTTACCAAATGCAGCAGGGTCTTCTACTGTGCCGGTAGACAGTCTGCGAAATATGCATTGGCTGGAAAACCATGGAATCAGTACAACTATCATGGAAGATGATGTATATAATTTCGTGGCACAGCCATCAGATCATATTTCAAGGAAGGGAATAATGCCACAACTGGGAGAATATGATAAATGGGCGATCTATTATGGTTACCACTATTTCCCCGGTATAGCAGGTACAGAGGCAGAACGTAAACTGGTATTGAAAATGGTTGAGGACAGTTTAAAGGCTAACCCCAGATTGGTTTATGGTGCTTTAAATAACGAAAAGGTAGTGGATCCCAGGGCACAGTTGTATGACCTGGGCAATAATGCTGTAGCTGCAGGTGCATTAGGTATTCAGAATCTGAAGAGAATGATACCAGAAATTCCGCGTTGGACAGAACTTCCAGGGGAGGTGTACAGCTCTAATGGAAATAGTAGGTTAGGTGGGGTGGAATATTCTATTGTAGAACTGTTTACGAGGTACCTTAAAAATGTAGCCAATATTTTCGGCACATATTACTATTCACCACAGGGTGCCGGTTCCGATCAGAAAGTATACCAGGGTGTACCTGTCTCCCAACAAAAAGGCGCCATGGCGTTTCTGCGTTCTAATGTGTTTGATAAGGAACCGGACTGGTTGATGACGAAGAAAATTGAGGATAAGATCACGGCACCTCCATATAAGAATATTATTTACCAACCTGGAATTTCCCTGCTTGACAACTCCATGCTAAGTATGGACCAGTTGAATAAAGTGAATTTGATGAGTGAACGTTTCGGCCCCTCAGGTGCTTATAGCCTGGTCGCTTACCTAAGTGACCTCGATCAGGCTATCTGGTCTGAACTGGGTACTGCTAAAATTGTAAGCAGTTATCACCGCAGCCTTCAGCAAACCTATATCAATAGTATGGAGAAAGTAATCAATAGTCCACGTGAAAGGGAGACAATGAATACGATCGTCCTTGTCAGAGGTCATTTGATTGACCTGAAAAAGCAGGTTACTACTACAGCCAGCCTGAGTCAGGATCTTAAAACAAAAGAACATTATAAAGATATTATTGCGAAACTGGATAACCTTACAGATCCTAAAAGACAAGCACCTGCGCTGCCTGGTCTGCCAGGGAAAAATCATGGTATCGGCATTAATAAGGAACTCAATGGTGATGATAATAGCGAGCTAACTTATTAATCTATTTTAAATTATTCAAAGATGCTTGATAAAAGAATATTTCCCCTGCTTTTGATGCTGATTGCGTTTCCTATAGCGGGTTGGGCACAGGGAGGAATAATAGGAGGAGCTGCTTCAATGCCAGCTAAAGAAATCGTTCCGTTCGATAAATTAATAACACCGGATGCTAAAATCAGTCATGGTGTGTTTAACATATACCACATAAAGGAAAAATATTACCTGGAAATCCATGACTCACTTTTAAACAGGCAATTTCATCTTGTCAACCGTATCCTGCAGGCCTCTGCAGCAGTGGACAAAATAAAGGAGGGCTATGCCGGTGATGAGATGGGTAGTACTCCCGTTGTCTTTTTAAAAGGTCGTGATAATAAAATATACCTGAGCAGTTCATTTTCTTTTGACCGATCAATGGATACCACGGTAAACGGCATGGCCAATGTACTGAACAAGAATAGCATTTCGAGTTTTGACTTTGCATTTGCTATTTGTGCCTATGGACGGGATAACAAATCGTCTATTATCGATGTAACCGATTTATTTTCCAGCAATAGTCCTTTGCTGGTAGGTCGTTTAGATTCAACTCCATTCCAGTCTGACAAGTCTTACATTGAAAGAATCCGGTCATTCCCAACGAACCTGGAAATTCAAACGATAAAGACTTATGGCACAGGAAAAGGGGATAGCACAGCTACATTACGACTTAATACTTCTATTTTATTACTGCCGGCCATTCCAATGAAAGAGCGGTATTTTGATCAGAGGGTGGGTTACTTTACACCTTTCAACTATGATTACGACAAAGATCCACAGCAGGCTAAGATGGTATTGAAAATCGATCGCTGGCGGTTGGAGCCTAAACCTGAGGATGTAGAGAAATAT is a genomic window of Chitinophaga sp. LS1 containing:
- a CDS encoding SusC/RagA family TonB-linked outer membrane protein, whose amino-acid sequence is MLLLAVFSAASGQRKNEVSLDFKNAPLSKVFKAIKQQTGFAFVSGDVSLSGITVNVKVNNADIDQAMNVCLRGTGLQYEIVGKIIVIRKEAPTNLVDNSPGFPARISGVVVGEKGMALAGATATVKGTKNFTISHANGSFTLPGVNADAIIVITYLGYATQEVAVKNRFDIGTVALSPNVSKLDEINVLAYGQKTSQRFDVGSSVKVTSEIIEKQPVGNILQALEGRVAGLVITQSSGLVGADIKVQIRGQNSLDQNADRDNYTNVIKNVPLYIVDGVPFPAAAINQQASSNNGNGYYNYMTGPNGNGSPLSTLNPNDIESITVLKDASSTAIYGSRGANGVILITTKKGKPGKIGMSVSGGSSITYVPTKLKVLGLSDYLALRKEAFENDGRTITSSSAPDLTLWSQTASTDFKKLLIGSPAKTFNGSASISGGGGGFTFLMSGSYSRQNSVFDDHRSSNSYSTHFNFGYSTPNQKFSTTLSAVVGSLTSNLANTDFYTNAFSLPPNFPLYDEDGKLYSWTNSYPYVTNPLLNLNASYQNKMMTTNAVLGLNYAILPGFDFQTNIGYNKTQSTQSMLNPSTAVAASLLTYFQPSASYASSYSQNLSVEPQLNYHTTISKGSLTALVGGTLQKTVNEQPYYIQATGFASDLYLSNLALASSYVIHNGYNAYNYASFFSSINYLWDGKYVLLANYRRDGSSKFGLNNLYSNFGSVGLAWIFTEEGFLKNRPAWIDFGKLRGTYGVIGSDGIENYAYLSTYGITSSSYYAGSNGVSPVRLANQDYKWETTRKLELGLDLGLFKDRVILTTAFYRNRTNNQLLSYSLATQTGFSSYVANSPALVQNTGFEFTLTTKNIKSAHFTWTTSANLSIAQNKLIAFPNLATSSYAGSYEIGKPISSLYLFHYTGTDANGAPTFTDVNKDGTYTVNPAINGLKGDMLYMGSSAAKMYGGLSNTWKYKAFQLDAFFQFTIGAVDQGLLKYMSAPPGGLNNVPTAVVDKMRELGLSKMFSTYSYSNNFNRLKQSDILLNRLSYGRLTNLALSYSLPQRYARALRMAGLSANLRAQNLAVFTLSGNKYKGVDPETGPVNVPPLKVFNAGLQFSF
- a CDS encoding RagB/SusD family nutrient uptake outer membrane protein translates to MTAPKTEVLSTDVFSTDASAQSVLTGTYANMINLQAFPNIGYYSSLSADEMDPTNTSYLYLNFANNTLTPSDYNIPGLWTGFYQTIFQANSIIEGVKASTGMSDSIKARLTGEAKFLRALSHFYLVGFFGDVPLITSTDVKVNATMARTATSDVYEQIIADVQEAENTLPEDYSYYSDERDRPNKYAAAAFLARVYLYTGDYTNAEKQASIVLDNSLYTLLQGDDISNIFLKNSAESIFALNPATSAGKVVFPDAYYYGNGLQYGSLYGSSYVLTDSLSKAFETGDLRYSNWIGSFDYNSTTYYYSKKYRDYDYSQQPTEYSILFRLSEQYLIRAEARANLNDLSGAATDLNVIRNRAGLGNTTASSQTELLSAIMKERRVELFLEYGNRWLDLKRTGLANTVMSVVKPATWTSDDVLYPIPASEIKSNPALTQNSGY
- a CDS encoding zinc-dependent metalloprotease; translated protein: MFIKRKYPFLSIITVSVVMGCLAAGIMPANAQRKKTADKKAATTAKDQTLPKADSVARTGNVQPFDKVIPADAQVFKGLFTVYKTKDKYYFEIPDSLIGRDFQIISRLEKAPAMLIRGKDSYAGADLGSAQISFAKAPGNRLFITQPIYNEAAYDTSNAGLKKALSENALQPVLYVMDIKAYGKDSAMVIDMTDYLNGDYGIFTGEIKKLLNAQSLQNDRSYVDAVHAYPMNVSVSAVKTYSTQNNRSLTTLVNMSFTVLPKIPMLRRYNDERVGYKSYNLTDFDLDLQRGKTVGIINRWRMEPKVADMQAYMSGKLVKPAQPIVFYIDPATPGKWVPYLIKAVNDWQKAFEHAGFKDAIYALEAPGNDSTWDSDDNRFNTITYTPSIGSSISSNIVTDSRSGEIIHATIHIEHNVLVNLYYSYIAYAGAIDTGARKPIFDDQLMGELLQRAVSIQVGSSLGLLPNAAGSSTVPVDSLRNMHWLENHGISTTIMEDDVYNFVAQPSDHISRKGIMPQLGEYDKWAIYYGYHYFPGIAGTEAERKLVLKMVEDSLKANPRLVYGALNNEKVVDPRAQLYDLGNNAVAAGALGIQNLKRMIPEIPRWTELPGEVYSSNGNSRLGGVEYSIVELFTRYLKNVANIFGTYYYSPQGAGSDQKVYQGVPVSQQKGAMAFLRSNVFDKEPDWLMTKKIEDKITAPPYKNIIYQPGISLLDNSMLSMDQLNKVNLMSERFGPSGAYSLVAYLSDLDQAIWSELGTAKIVSSYHRSLQQTYINSMEKVINSPRERETMNTIVLVRGHLIDLKKQVTTTASLSQDLKTKEHYKDIIAKLDNLTDPKRQAPALPGLPGKNHGIGINKELNGDDNSELTY